The Fimbriimonas ginsengisoli Gsoil 348 genome window below encodes:
- a CDS encoding extracellular solute-binding protein, which produces MAKLHPLKAVGLVALVGTLVAIIAAPSPQLRKHPSRKAVRIWHMWSGEWKEVVDDIVAKYNASQDKYEVVPLSLPEGAETKLQMGIAGGDPPDAIVEWNPVIPTWAQAGLLQPMDELMTPAERAGYDRDAYPVVKRIGIYNDHIYGLAVGLNLSACYVRKDILKEAGVDPETWVPKTLEELEEVGHRMDRRDKNGNLTRIGFMPVGFNALAPAYGGGLYDWNGKQQVTIDTPENRTAMRHSAEARKRLGFDDVVRFQSSQGSDFGGAWSFIQGYYGILMDGQWRVEQLRKYAPDVPYRVFPLPPPKGGLPLAGSTGGNFILIPKGAKNVDGAWDFVKWWNGLDDPNTAADPFVKMAQMPPSRAVANTEIYRRYLKENPAFAVFVSMLPSRNIQPLPPVPYQLFLSDKRNAAEDAAQRGSISPDDSLKRLDQQVRAEIARRKSLGYPQ; this is translated from the coding sequence GTGGCTAAGCTCCACCCCCTCAAGGCCGTGGGATTGGTGGCCTTGGTCGGTACCCTCGTCGCCATCATCGCCGCTCCCTCGCCCCAGCTTCGCAAGCATCCCAGCCGCAAGGCGGTCCGCATTTGGCACATGTGGAGCGGCGAGTGGAAAGAGGTTGTGGACGACATCGTCGCCAAGTACAACGCCAGCCAGGACAAGTACGAGGTCGTTCCACTTTCTCTCCCCGAAGGGGCGGAGACCAAGCTTCAGATGGGGATCGCGGGCGGCGACCCGCCCGACGCCATCGTCGAGTGGAACCCGGTCATCCCAACTTGGGCGCAAGCTGGCCTCCTCCAACCGATGGACGAGCTGATGACTCCCGCGGAGCGAGCAGGATACGACCGTGACGCCTACCCGGTCGTCAAGCGGATCGGGATCTACAACGATCACATCTACGGCCTCGCCGTCGGTCTCAATCTCAGCGCCTGCTACGTGCGGAAAGACATTCTCAAAGAAGCCGGGGTCGACCCCGAGACTTGGGTGCCGAAAACCTTGGAGGAGCTCGAGGAAGTCGGTCATCGAATGGACCGCCGGGATAAGAACGGCAACCTCACGCGAATCGGCTTCATGCCGGTCGGATTCAACGCCCTCGCTCCCGCCTACGGCGGCGGGCTTTACGACTGGAACGGGAAGCAGCAGGTCACCATCGACACTCCCGAAAACCGGACCGCCATGCGTCACTCCGCCGAGGCGCGGAAACGGCTAGGATTCGACGACGTCGTCCGGTTCCAAAGCTCGCAAGGCTCCGATTTCGGCGGCGCCTGGTCGTTCATCCAGGGGTACTACGGCATCCTCATGGACGGTCAGTGGCGAGTCGAGCAGCTCAGAAAGTACGCCCCGGACGTTCCGTACCGCGTATTCCCTTTGCCGCCGCCAAAGGGCGGCCTTCCCCTTGCCGGAAGTACCGGAGGGAACTTCATCTTGATTCCAAAAGGAGCCAAGAACGTCGACGGTGCGTGGGATTTCGTCAAGTGGTGGAACGGGCTCGACGATCCGAACACCGCCGCCGACCCGTTCGTGAAAATGGCCCAAATGCCGCCGTCGCGAGCGGTCGCCAACACCGAGATCTACCGGCGATACCTGAAGGAGAATCCGGCCTTCGCGGTGTTCGTGTCGATGCTTCCCAGCCGCAACATTCAGCCGCTGCCGCCCGTGCCCTACCAGCTCTTCCTCAGCGACAAGCGAAACGCCGCCGAAGACGCCGCGCAACGTGGAAGCATCTCCCCCGACGATTCGCTCAAGCGACTCGATCAGCAGGTTCGCGCCGAGATCGCAAGGAGGAAGTCGCTTGGCTACCCCCAATAG
- a CDS encoding carbohydrate ABC transporter permease: protein MATPNSPALALNRWQRLAIHCALLVLCLPAILPVLWMVSTALKSDSEVLNSAGVSLSSLIPKSAHWSNFPDALRFVPFGVYLRNTLTLCAITVLGVVVSSAVVAYGFARIRFKGSGFWFATMIATMALPGQVTMIPVFALFRWLGWYGSYLPLTVPSFCGSAFYIFLLTQFFKTVPEELAESARLDGAQEWTVFTRIVLPLAKPALATCALFQFLGTWNDFMGPLLYINDPNKYTLAYGLQQFYSSYGSKWGLLMAAATVFTLPIVLLFFLAQRTFVQGISTTGGRN from the coding sequence TTGGCTACCCCCAATAGCCCCGCCCTCGCCCTCAATCGCTGGCAGCGCCTGGCGATCCACTGTGCGCTGCTCGTTCTGTGCCTGCCCGCCATCCTGCCCGTGTTGTGGATGGTCTCTACTGCTCTGAAGAGCGATTCCGAGGTACTGAACTCCGCCGGCGTCTCGCTAAGCAGCCTCATCCCGAAGTCGGCCCATTGGAGCAACTTTCCCGACGCCCTCCGCTTCGTCCCGTTCGGCGTCTATCTGCGAAATACCCTCACCCTCTGCGCCATCACCGTTCTCGGCGTAGTGGTCTCGAGCGCGGTCGTCGCCTACGGCTTCGCTCGGATCCGGTTCAAGGGGAGCGGCTTCTGGTTTGCGACCATGATCGCCACGATGGCGCTGCCGGGCCAGGTGACGATGATTCCAGTCTTCGCCCTCTTCCGCTGGCTCGGCTGGTACGGCAGCTACCTTCCGCTCACCGTCCCGTCTTTTTGCGGCTCGGCGTTCTACATCTTCCTGCTGACCCAGTTCTTCAAGACGGTCCCTGAAGAGTTGGCCGAATCCGCCCGTCTCGACGGCGCCCAAGAATGGACCGTCTTCACCCGGATCGTTCTTCCCCTCGCCAAGCCCGCGCTCGCCACCTGCGCCCTTTTCCAGTTCCTCGGCACTTGGAACGACTTCATGGGCCCGCTCCTGTACATCAACGACCCGAACAAGTACACCCTCGCCTACGGTCTCCAGCAGTTCTATTCCAGCTACGGCAGCAAGTGGGGACTCCTCATGGCCGCCGCCACCGTATTCACCCTCCCCATCGTCCTCCTCTTCTTCCTCGCCCAACGAACCTTCGTGCAGGGGATCTCGACGACGGGCGGGCGGAACTAA